A section of the Campylobacter lanienae NCTC 13004 genome encodes:
- the rplR gene encoding 50S ribosomal protein L18 codes for MVANVLKRKLSLRIKRKRRIRAKISGTASCPRISIFKSNRTLYVQAIEDINATTLCASDGRKLGIKANKAGAAVLAKDIAAKLEKAGIKEAVFDRNGYLYHGVVAAFAEALRENGIKL; via the coding sequence ATGGTAGCAAATGTATTAAAAAGAAAATTATCTCTAAGAATTAAGAGAAAAAGAAGAATAAGAGCTAAAATTAGCGGTACTGCGTCTTGCCCTAGAATTTCTATATTCAAATCTAATAGAACTCTATATGTCCAAGCGATAGAAGATATCAACGCTACTACGCTTTGTGCTAGTGATGGTAGAAAACTAGGCATAAAAGCAAATAAAGCCGGTGCGGCAGTGCTGGCTAAAGATATTGCTGCAAAACTAGAAAAAGCTGGAATTAAAGAAGCGGTATTTGATAGAAATGGCTATCTTTATCATGGTGTAGTTGCAGCATTTGCTGAAGCTCTAAGAGAAAATGGCATTAAGCTATAA
- the rpsQ gene encoding 30S ribosomal protein S17 — protein MKREIQGVVVTIAGNKTATILVERRVMHPRYHKFVKRFKKYLVHDEKNELKVGDTILAVECRPLSARKKFRLQSVLKTGVE, from the coding sequence ATGAAAAGAGAAATTCAAGGTGTCGTAGTAACGATAGCTGGGAATAAAACTGCAACTATATTAGTTGAAAGAAGAGTTATGCACCCAAGATATCATAAATTCGTAAAACGCTTTAAAAAGTATCTAGTTCATGATGAGAAAAATGAACTAAAAGTGGGAGATACTATATTAGCTGTTGAGTGCAGACCGCTAAGCGCTAGAAAAAAATTCCGCTTACAATCAGTTTTGAAAACAGGAGTTGAATAA
- the map gene encoding type I methionyl aminopeptidase encodes MAIGIKTPKEIESMRAANKIVAATLDHLHTIIKPGISLLEIDKICEDMIVSAGAKPAFKGLYGFPNTACISVNEVVIHGIPNGYILQDGDIVSVDIGSNLNGFFGDSARTYPVGNISKSDEDLIACSKDALYYAIDEIRVGMHFKELCYKLEQFILSRGYVPLKGFCGHGIGRKPHEEPEIPNYLEGTTPKAGPKIRNGMVFCIEPMICQKDGTPKIAADKWTVTSVDGMRTSHYEHCVAVINGKAEILSSVS; translated from the coding sequence ATGGCTATAGGTATAAAAACTCCAAAAGAGATAGAGAGTATGCGTGCGGCTAATAAGATAGTCGCAGCTACTCTAGATCATCTCCATACTATTATTAAGCCTGGAATTTCGCTACTTGAAATTGACAAAATTTGCGAAGATATGATAGTTTCTGCTGGGGCTAAACCCGCTTTTAAAGGACTTTACGGCTTTCCAAATACAGCTTGTATCAGCGTAAATGAGGTTGTGATTCATGGAATTCCAAATGGCTATATTTTACAAGATGGCGATATAGTTTCAGTTGATATCGGTTCAAATTTAAATGGATTTTTTGGTGATAGTGCTAGGACATATCCAGTAGGCAATATCTCAAAAAGCGATGAAGATTTGATAGCTTGTAGCAAAGATGCCTTGTATTATGCTATTGATGAGATTAGGGTCGGTATGCATTTTAAAGAGTTATGCTATAAGTTGGAGCAATTTATACTATCTCGTGGGTATGTGCCTTTGAAGGGCTTTTGTGGTCATGGTATAGGTCGCAAACCACATGAAGAGCCTGAAATTCCAAATTATTTAGAAGGGACAACCCCAAAAGCTGGGCCAAAGATTAGAAATGGTATGGTCTTTTGTATCGAGCCGATGATTTGTCAAAAAGATGGCACCCCAAAGATTGCCGCAGACAAATGGACTGTTACTAGCGTAGATGGTATGCGAACTAGCCATTATGAGCACTGCGTAGCTGTGATAAATGGCAAGGCTGAAATTTTAAGTAGCGTTAGCTAA
- the rpsC gene encoding 30S ribosomal protein S3, with protein sequence MGQKVNPIGLRLGINRNWESRWFPSKATLPENIGEDYKIRKFLKAKLYYAGVSQILVERTAKKLRVTVVAARPGIIIGKKGGEVENLRLEVAKLVNKDVAINIKEERKAGSSAQLAAENVAMQLERRVAFRRAMKKVIQGAQKAGTKGIKVSVAGRLGGAEMARTEWYLEGRVPLHTLRARIDYGFAEAHTTYGNIGVKVWIFKGEVLQKGIQADKSEETTSKKAKRARRGK encoded by the coding sequence ATGGGACAAAAAGTTAATCCAATAGGTCTTAGACTAGGTATAAACAGAAACTGGGAGTCTAGATGGTTTCCATCAAAAGCAACTCTTCCAGAAAACATAGGCGAAGACTATAAAATAAGAAAATTCCTAAAAGCTAAGCTATATTACGCTGGTGTTAGCCAAATTTTAGTTGAAAGAACAGCTAAAAAACTAAGAGTTACAGTAGTTGCGGCTCGTCCTGGTATCATCATCGGCAAAAAAGGTGGCGAAGTAGAAAATTTAAGACTAGAAGTTGCTAAATTAGTCAATAAAGATGTAGCTATCAATATCAAAGAAGAGCGTAAAGCAGGAAGCTCAGCTCAATTAGCAGCTGAAAATGTAGCGATGCAACTTGAGCGTCGTGTGGCATTCCGCCGTGCTATGAAAAAGGTAATTCAAGGCGCTCAAAAAGCTGGCACCAAAGGTATCAAAGTAAGCGTAGCAGGTCGCTTAGGCGGTGCTGAAATGGCTAGAACAGAGTGGTATCTTGAGGGTCGTGTGCCTTTGCATACTTTAAGAGCTAGAATAGACTATGGTTTTGCAGAAGCGCATACAACTTATGGCAATATAGGTGTCAAAGTATGGATATTTAAAGGCGAAGTATTACAAAAAGGTATCCAAGCTGATAAGAGTGAAGAGACAACTTCTAAAAAAGCAAAACGCGCTAGAAGGGGTAAATAA
- the rplX gene encoding 50S ribosomal protein L24 yields MAVKYKIKKGDEVKVIAGDDKGKVAKVLAVLPKKGQVIVEGVKVAKKAVKPSDKNPNGGFISKEMPIDISNVSKVEG; encoded by the coding sequence ATGGCAGTAAAATATAAAATCAAAAAAGGCGATGAAGTAAAAGTAATCGCAGGTGATGATAAGGGCAAAGTTGCTAAAGTTTTAGCAGTGCTTCCTAAAAAAGGTCAAGTGATAGTAGAGGGTGTAAAAGTTGCTAAAAAAGCTGTAAAACCAAGTGATAAAAATCCAAATGGTGGCTTTATAAGCAAAGAGATGCCTATTGATATTTCAAATGTAAGCAAAGTTGAGGGCTAA
- the rpsE gene encoding 30S ribosomal protein S5, translating to MEKYNREEFEEVIVDIGRVTKVVKGGRRFRFTALVVVGDKKGRVGFGFGKAKEVPDAMRKATDDAFKNIVEVKLKGSTIPHDVEVKYNASRILLKPASEGTGVIAGGGARPVVELAGIKNILTKSLGSNNSANVVRATIKALSMLKG from the coding sequence ATGGAAAAGTATAATAGAGAAGAATTTGAAGAAGTAATCGTCGATATCGGTCGTGTTACTAAGGTTGTAAAAGGCGGTAGAAGATTTAGATTTACAGCTCTTGTTGTTGTAGGTGATAAAAAAGGTCGTGTTGGATTCGGATTTGGTAAAGCCAAAGAGGTGCCAGATGCGATGAGAAAAGCTACTGATGATGCCTTTAAAAATATCGTAGAGGTAAAACTCAAAGGTAGTACCATTCCACATGATGTTGAAGTTAAATATAACGCAAGTAGAATCTTGCTAAAACCAGCTAGCGAAGGTACCGGAGTTATCGCTGGTGGTGGTGCTCGTCCAGTTGTAGAGTTGGCAGGTATCAAAAATATACTTACTAAATCTCTTGGTTCAAACAACTCTGCAAATGTCGTTCGTGCTACAATTAAAGCATTAAGTATGCTAAAAGGTTAA
- the rplE gene encoding 50S ribosomal protein L5 has protein sequence MRLKTKYAESIKPALVKEFDIKNPMLIPAIEKIVISVGAGEGAKDQKLLQNMADTISLIAGQKAVVTNAKKSVAGFKVREGFPVGIKVTLRKEQMYAFLDKLISIALPRVKDFRGLPRDGFDGRGNYNFGLNEQLMFPEVVFDQILRTHGMNITIVTTTNDDKQAFKLLELFGIPFAKGK, from the coding sequence ATGAGATTAAAAACTAAATACGCAGAGAGTATTAAACCGGCTTTGGTTAAAGAATTTGATATCAAAAATCCTATGCTTATTCCAGCGATTGAAAAAATTGTGATTAGCGTCGGAGCTGGCGAGGGTGCTAAGGATCAAAAATTACTTCAAAATATGGCTGATACAATATCTTTAATAGCCGGCCAAAAAGCAGTTGTTACAAATGCTAAAAAATCAGTTGCTGGCTTTAAAGTAAGAGAAGGCTTCCCAGTGGGTATAAAAGTAACTCTAAGAAAAGAGCAAATGTATGCATTCTTAGATAAACTAATTAGCATCGCACTTCCTAGGGTAAAAGACTTCCGTGGTTTGCCTAGAGATGGATTTGATGGTCGTGGTAATTATAACTTTGGTTTAAATGAACAACTAATGTTTCCAGAAGTTGTATTTGATCAAATTCTAAGAACACATGGTATGAATATAACTATAGTTACAACAACTAACGATGACAAACAAGCGTTCAAGCTACTTGAACTCTTTGGCATTCCATTTGCAAAAGGAAAGTAA
- the infA gene encoding translation initiation factor IF-1, with the protein MAKDDVIEIDGNVVEALPNATFKVELDNKHVILCHIAGKMRMHYIKIMPGDRVKVELTPYSLDKGRITYRYK; encoded by the coding sequence TTGGCAAAAGATGATGTTATAGAGATTGATGGCAATGTAGTTGAAGCCCTACCAAATGCCACTTTCAAAGTAGAATTAGATAATAAGCATGTGATTTTATGCCACATTGCAGGCAAGATGAGAATGCACTATATCAAAATAATGCCAGGTGATAGGGTTAAAGTGGAGCTTACACCATATAGTCTAGATAAAGGCAGAATCACATATCGTTATAAATAA
- the rplO gene encoding 50S ribosomal protein L15 encodes MGLENLQKAAGSTRNTKRIGRGQGSGWGKTATKGGKGQTARKGYNEKRGFEGGQQPLQRRLPKVGFTSKFEKPYAISVDRNPAIKELSEITLDTLKTVHKFSNSIKKVKLIGAGAKDLASKIKDENIKATGNS; translated from the coding sequence ATGGGACTAGAAAATTTACAAAAAGCTGCTGGCTCAACTCGCAATACTAAAAGAATCGGTCGTGGTCAAGGTAGTGGCTGGGGTAAAACGGCTACAAAAGGTGGCAAGGGTCAAACAGCTAGAAAAGGTTATAACGAAAAAAGAGGCTTTGAAGGTGGCCAACAACCACTTCAAAGAAGACTGCCAAAAGTAGGCTTTACTTCTAAATTTGAAAAACCATATGCGATTAGCGTTGATAGAAATCCTGCTATTAAAGAGTTAAGCGAAATTACGCTAGATACTCTTAAAACAGTACATAAATTCTCAAACAGCATTAAAAAGGTTAAACTCATTGGTGCTGGTGCTAAAGATTTAGCAAGTAAAATAAAAGATGAGAATATAAAGGCAACTGGAAATAGCTAA
- the rplD gene encoding 50S ribosomal protein L4, with translation MSKIAVLNDKFEKTSELELPASYAEVNSHNLYLYVKSYLASMRANSAHTKGRSDVSGGGKKPWRQKGRGGARAGSTRTNVWVGGAVAFGPKNNRNYNQKVNKKQKRLALEFALNEKVANGKFYAVDSIAIESGKTKDAAAIIKKLGVRDALIIKNELDAKTLLAFRNLANCYVIDASEVNAYLVSVYSAVIAEKSALQSIVKEG, from the coding sequence ATGAGTAAAATAGCAGTTTTAAATGATAAATTTGAAAAAACAAGTGAATTAGAACTTCCAGCTAGTTACGCTGAAGTAAATTCGCACAATTTATATCTCTATGTCAAAAGCTACCTTGCTAGTATGAGAGCAAACTCAGCCCACACAAAAGGTCGCTCAGATGTAAGTGGTGGCGGTAAAAAACCTTGGCGTCAAAAAGGCCGTGGTGGCGCAAGAGCTGGTTCAACTAGAACAAATGTTTGGGTTGGCGGTGCTGTGGCATTTGGTCCTAAAAATAATAGAAATTATAATCAAAAAGTTAATAAAAAACAAAAAAGATTAGCGCTTGAATTTGCTCTAAATGAAAAAGTAGCAAATGGCAAATTTTACGCAGTAGATAGCATCGCTATCGAAAGTGGCAAAACAAAAGACGCAGCGGCTATCATCAAAAAACTAGGCGTTAGAGATGCGTTAATCATCAAAAATGAGCTTGATGCTAAGACTCTTTTAGCATTTAGAAACCTAGCAAATTGCTATGTAATTGATGCTAGTGAAGTAAATGCATATTTAGTCTCAGTCTATAGTGCGGTTATAGCAGAGAAATCAGCACTACAATCAATAGTAAAAGAGGGCTAA
- a CDS encoding 50S ribosomal protein L23, with protein MADITDIKTIVYTEKTLGLQEQGVVVIQTSPKMTKNGLKEVLREYFGVTPLRVNSLRIDGKVKRFRGRVGVRNDYKKFYVKLPDGVSLASQEA; from the coding sequence ATGGCAGATATAACAGATATCAAAACTATAGTATATACAGAAAAAACTCTTGGCCTTCAAGAACAAGGTGTAGTAGTAATCCAAACTTCACCAAAAATGACTAAAAATGGCCTAAAAGAGGTATTGAGAGAGTATTTTGGTGTAACGCCACTTAGAGTAAATTCACTTAGAATAGACGGCAAAGTTAAGCGTTTTAGAGGTAGAGTTGGCGTAAGAAACGACTATAAAAAATTCTATGTCAAATTACCAGATGGCGTAAGCCTAGCAAGTCAGGAGGCATAA
- the rpsS gene encoding 30S ribosomal protein S19, with translation MARSLKKGPFVDDHVMKKVIAAKAANDNKPIKTWSRRSTITPEMIGLTFNVHNGKSFIPVYITENHIGYKLGEFAPTRTFKGHKGSVQKKIGK, from the coding sequence ATGGCTAGATCGCTAAAAAAAGGTCCTTTTGTAGATGACCATGTAATGAAAAAAGTCATCGCTGCAAAAGCCGCTAATGATAATAAACCAATCAAAACTTGGTCAAGAAGAAGCACAATTACACCTGAAATGATAGGTTTGACATTTAATGTGCATAATGGCAAAAGCTTCATCCCTGTATATATAACAGAAAATCATATAGGTTACAAGCTAGGCGAATTCGCTCCAACAAGAACATTTAAGGGTCACAAAGGCTCTGTTCAGAAAAAAATAGGTAAATAA
- the rplN gene encoding 50S ribosomal protein L14: MIQSFTRLAVADNSGAKELMCIKVLGGSKRRYASLGDVIVCSVKKALPNGKIKKGQVVKAVVVRTKKEVQRDNGSLIRFDENAAVILDNKREPVGTRIFGPVGREVRYANFMKIVSLAPEVL, translated from the coding sequence ATGATACAAAGTTTTACAAGACTAGCAGTAGCAGATAATAGTGGCGCAAAAGAGTTAATGTGTATAAAGGTTTTAGGTGGTAGCAAAAGACGATATGCAAGCCTAGGTGATGTTATCGTTTGCTCAGTTAAGAAAGCTCTACCAAATGGCAAAATTAAAAAAGGTCAAGTGGTAAAAGCAGTAGTAGTAAGGACTAAAAAAGAGGTTCAAAGAGATAATGGATCTTTAATTAGATTTGATGAAAATGCTGCTGTTATACTTGATAACAAAAGAGAGCCAGTAGGTACTCGTATATTTGGCCCAGTGGGTAGAGAAGTAAGATATGCGAATTTTATGAAAATCGTATCTCTTGCACCGGAGGTTCTATAA
- the rpmC gene encoding 50S ribosomal protein L29, translating into MKYTDISGKNLSELNALLKEKKVLLFTLRQKLKTMQLTNPNEIREAKKDIARINTAISAAK; encoded by the coding sequence ATGAAATATACTGATATAAGTGGAAAAAATTTAAGCGAACTTAACGCTTTGTTAAAAGAGAAAAAGGTGCTTTTATTTACACTTAGACAAAAGCTAAAAACTATGCAGTTAACTAACCCAAATGAGATCCGTGAAGCTAAAAAAGATATCGCTAGGATCAATACTGCAATTAGTGCTGCGAAGTAA
- a CDS encoding Crp/Fnr family transcriptional regulator, with the protein MIEILKDKLKRFGVSSQDLDEIEESLQIKKFSDGSSLTKSHYGLLMIGSGSLRVYTIFGSQEQTILTLEKGDEWVICQICTQKSLQLELNLQALGDLEIIAIPDNIFRNLREKYPKLSEYILTIFAKQFAKSIEVASKSKTIPFRDRLIEFINKNAINNSIKITHQQIANHLGVTRESVSKNLKQLEKNGFLTLSRGEICLVV; encoded by the coding sequence ATGATAGAGATTTTAAAAGATAAGCTTAAAAGATTTGGTGTATCTTCGCAAGATTTAGATGAGATAGAAGAATCTTTACAAATTAAAAAATTTAGCGATGGTAGCTCCCTTACAAAGAGCCATTATGGACTGCTGATGATAGGCTCTGGGTCTCTTAGAGTTTATACTATTTTTGGCTCTCAAGAACAGACAATTCTCACCCTTGAAAAGGGTGATGAATGGGTAATATGCCAAATTTGTACTCAAAAATCACTTCAATTAGAATTAAATCTTCAAGCTCTTGGCGATTTAGAAATTATTGCAATCCCAGATAATATTTTTAGAAATTTAAGGGAGAAATATCCTAAGCTTAGTGAGTATATTTTGACTATTTTTGCTAAGCAATTTGCTAAGAGTATAGAGGTAGCTTCAAAAAGCAAAACTATACCATTTCGTGATAGGTTGATTGAATTTATCAATAAAAATGCTATAAATAACAGCATAAAGATAACTCATCAGCAAATAGCAAATCATCTAGGCGTAACAAGAGAGAGCGTATCTAAAAATCTCAAACAGCTAGAAAAAAATGGATTTTTAACCCTATCAAGAGGTGAAATTTGTTTAGTTGTGTGA
- the secY gene encoding preprotein translocase subunit SecY, with protein MNRALINKILITLGFLFAYRVLAYVPVPGVNIDVIREFFTSNSSNALGMFNMFSGGAAERLSIISLGIMPYITASIIMELLAATFPNLGKMKKERDGMQKYMQIIRYATIVITVIQAIGVSIGLQSLTGKDGSSAIMIDMNLFIGISCVSMLTGTMLLMWIGEQITQRGIGNGISLIIFAGIVSGIPSAIGGTIDLVNTGELNFLVVIAIALIILATVGVVIYVEMGERRVPISYSRKTVMQNQNKRIMNYIPIKVNLSGVIPPIFASAILMFPGTILQASTNEFIVAINDFLNPNSYFFNILTFLFILFFAYFYASITFNAKDISENLKRQGGFIPGVRPGESTANFLNEVASRLTLTGSIYLGLISTLPWVLVKFMGVPFYFGGTSVLIVVQVALDTMRKIEAQVYMSKYQTLSAVGL; from the coding sequence ATGAACAGAGCATTAATCAACAAGATATTAATTACGCTTGGATTTTTGTTTGCTTACAGGGTGCTGGCTTATGTGCCAGTACCTGGTGTAAATATTGATGTTATTAGGGAATTTTTTACTTCAAATAGCTCAAATGCACTTGGTATGTTTAATATGTTTAGCGGCGGCGCTGCTGAGCGTTTAAGCATTATTTCGCTAGGCATTATGCCTTATATCACTGCTTCAATTATTATGGAGCTTTTAGCTGCTACATTTCCAAATTTAGGCAAGATGAAAAAAGAGCGTGATGGTATGCAAAAATATATGCAAATTATCCGCTATGCTACTATCGTAATTACCGTGATACAAGCTATAGGAGTAAGCATCGGATTACAAAGCCTAACTGGTAAAGATGGATCTAGTGCGATAATGATAGATATGAATTTATTTATCGGAATTAGCTGCGTATCTATGCTAACTGGCACAATGCTACTTATGTGGATAGGTGAGCAGATCACTCAAAGAGGTATTGGTAATGGTATCAGTCTTATAATCTTTGCTGGTATAGTAAGTGGTATTCCAAGTGCTATTGGAGGGACAATTGATCTAGTCAATACCGGCGAGTTAAATTTCTTAGTAGTTATAGCAATTGCTTTGATTATCCTAGCTACTGTTGGTGTGGTAATATATGTAGAGATGGGCGAAAGAAGGGTGCCAATTTCATATTCTCGTAAAACTGTTATGCAAAATCAAAATAAGAGAATAATGAATTACATCCCTATTAAAGTAAATTTAAGTGGTGTTATTCCACCGATTTTTGCTAGTGCTATTTTGATGTTCCCAGGGACAATTTTACAAGCAAGTACAAATGAGTTTATAGTAGCTATCAATGATTTTTTAAATCCAAATAGCTATTTTTTCAATATTTTAACATTTTTGTTTATTCTATTTTTTGCATATTTTTATGCCTCCATTACATTTAATGCAAAAGATATAAGCGAAAATTTAAAAAGACAAGGCGGATTTATCCCTGGTGTCAGACCTGGTGAGAGCACGGCTAATTTCTTAAACGAAGTAGCTAGTAGGCTTACCTTGACTGGTTCTATATATCTTGGTCTTATATCTACTTTGCCTTGGGTTTTAGTTAAATTTATGGGAGTGCCATTCTACTTTGGTGGTACATCTGTATTGATTGTGGTGCAAGTAGCACTTGATACGATGAGAAAGATAGAAGCTCAAGTCTATATGAGTAAATATCAAACTCTAAGTGCGGTTGGGCTATAA
- a CDS encoding type Z 30S ribosomal protein S14, with amino-acid sequence MAKKSMIAKAARKPKFSVRGYTRCQICGRPHSVYKDFGICRVCLRKMANEGLIPGLKKASW; translated from the coding sequence ATGGCAAAAAAATCAATGATAGCAAAAGCAGCACGCAAACCTAAATTTAGCGTGCGTGGATACACTAGATGTCAAATTTGTGGTCGCCCACACTCTGTTTATAAAGATTTTGGAATTTGCCGTGTGTGCCTAAGAAAAATGGCTAACGAAGGACTAATACCAGGTCTTAAAAAAGCAAGTTGGTAA
- the rplP gene encoding 50S ribosomal protein L16: protein MLLPKRTKYRKMMKGRNRGYATRGTALALGEFGLKAVEAGRINSRQIESARQAYTRHVKRQAKTWIRVFPDKPITKKPLETRMGKGKGGVEEWVMNIKPGRIIFEMAGVSEELAREALTLAMHKLPFKTKFVTRESENEIY from the coding sequence ATGTTATTACCAAAAAGAACGAAATATCGTAAAATGATGAAAGGCCGCAATCGTGGCTACGCAACTCGTGGTACAGCTCTAGCACTTGGCGAATTTGGATTAAAAGCTGTAGAAGCTGGTAGAATCAACTCTCGTCAAATAGAATCTGCTCGTCAAGCATATACTCGTCATGTTAAAAGACAGGCTAAAACTTGGATTAGAGTATTTCCAGATAAACCAATAACCAAAAAACCATTAGAAACTCGTATGGGTAAAGGTAAAGGCGGTGTTGAAGAGTGGGTTATGAATATTAAACCAGGTAGAATAATATTTGAAATGGCTGGAGTATCTGAAGAGCTTGCTAGAGAGGCTCTGACATTAGCTATGCACAAACTACCATTTAAAACTAAGTTTGTAACAAGAGAGAGCGAAAATGAAATATACTGA
- the rpsH gene encoding 30S ribosomal protein S8: MINDLISDGLTRIRNAAMRRLETTQLLHSNVVEATLKILAQKGYIESYNVIEENNKKFINVVLKYDERGRSVINELKRVSKPGRRVYQGKDEIKRFKNGYGTIIVSTSKGVLSNDEAHKAGVGGEVLCTVW; encoded by the coding sequence ATGATAAATGATTTAATTTCAGATGGATTAACACGCATTAGAAATGCGGCTATGAGAAGATTAGAGACTACTCAACTTCTACACTCAAATGTTGTTGAGGCGACTTTAAAAATTCTAGCACAAAAAGGTTATATTGAAAGCTACAATGTTATTGAAGAGAATAATAAAAAATTCATTAATGTAGTTTTAAAATATGACGAGCGTGGTAGAAGTGTTATCAATGAGCTAAAAAGAGTTTCAAAACCAGGCCGTAGAGTTTATCAAGGCAAAGATGAGATTAAAAGATTTAAAAATGGTTATGGGACAATTATCGTTAGCACAAGTAAAGGTGTTTTAAGCAATGATGAAGCACACAAAGCTGGTGTTGGCGGTGAGGTGCTTTGTACAGTTTGGTAA
- the rplF gene encoding 50S ribosomal protein L6, which produces MSRIGKQPISIPSGLDVSLNGAVLVFKKGNATKELDTKGNVNVEVKDGLITFASKGDDRQSRAYWGTYRALANNIVIGLTAGFTRQLEINGVGYKAAAKGKVLELALGFSHPINYELPEGVEVSVEKNIITIKGSDKQVVGQVAAEVRGFRPPEPYKGKGVKYVEERIIRKAGKTSKK; this is translated from the coding sequence ATGTCAAGAATTGGAAAACAGCCAATATCTATCCCAAGCGGTTTAGATGTTAGTTTAAATGGTGCAGTTTTAGTGTTTAAAAAGGGCAACGCTACTAAAGAACTAGACACTAAAGGCAATGTCAATGTAGAAGTTAAAGATGGTCTTATCACTTTTGCTAGCAAAGGCGATGATAGACAAAGCAGAGCCTACTGGGGTACATATCGTGCTTTGGCTAATAATATAGTAATTGGCTTAACTGCTGGATTTACTAGACAGTTAGAGATCAATGGTGTTGGTTATAAAGCTGCGGCAAAAGGTAAAGTATTAGAGTTAGCATTAGGCTTTTCTCACCCTATTAATTATGAGCTTCCTGAAGGTGTAGAAGTAAGTGTTGAGAAAAACATTATCACAATTAAAGGTAGCGATAAACAAGTAGTAGGCCAAGTAGCAGCTGAAGTAAGAGGCTTTAGACCACCAGAACCTTACAAAGGCAAAGGTGTCAAATATGTTGAAGAGCGCATAATCCGCAAAGCCGGTAAAACATCTAAGAAATAA
- the rplB gene encoding 50S ribosomal protein L2, whose protein sequence is MAIRSFKPYTPSRRFMTSLSSEDITAKASVRSLLVKIPAAAGRNNNGRITSRHKEAGAKKLYRIIDFKRRKFGIPGKVEAIEYDPNRNCRIALISYVDGEKRYIIRPSGLNVGDVISAAEAGLDIKPGNAMKLKSIPVGTIVHNIELKPGKGAQMARSAGGYAQLMGKEEKYVILRLPSGEMRQVLAECMATVGVVGNEDWANVTIGKAGRNRYRGIRPQTRGSAMNPVDHPHGGGEGKKNSGRHPVTPWGKPTKGAKTRRKKASDRLIISRRKGK, encoded by the coding sequence ATGGCAATAAGAAGTTTTAAACCTTATACCCCAAGTAGAAGATTTATGACAAGTCTTAGCAGCGAAGATATCACAGCTAAAGCTAGCGTAAGAAGCCTACTTGTTAAAATTCCTGCCGCAGCTGGTAGAAATAACAATGGTAGAATCACGAGTCGCCATAAAGAAGCAGGTGCTAAAAAATTATATCGTATAATTGACTTTAAGCGTCGTAAATTTGGAATTCCAGGCAAGGTTGAAGCTATTGAGTATGATCCAAATAGAAATTGCCGTATCGCTCTAATCTCATATGTAGATGGCGAAAAAAGATATATTATCCGCCCTAGTGGCTTAAATGTAGGCGATGTTATCAGTGCAGCCGAAGCCGGCCTTGATATAAAACCAGGCAACGCTATGAAGTTAAAAAGCATTCCAGTTGGTACAATCGTCCATAATATCGAGCTAAAACCAGGCAAAGGTGCCCAAATGGCAAGAAGTGCGGGTGGATATGCTCAACTTATGGGTAAAGAAGAAAAATATGTAATCCTAAGACTTCCAAGCGGTGAGATGAGACAAGTATTAGCTGAATGTATGGCTACAGTTGGCGTAGTTGGCAATGAAGATTGGGCAAATGTAACTATCGGTAAAGCAGGTCGCAATCGCTATAGAGGTATCCGCCCACAAACTAGAGGTAGTGCGATGAACCCAGTAGATCACCCACACGGCGGTGGTGAAGGTAAGAAAAATTCAGGTCGCCACCCAGTTACTCCATGGGGCAAACCAACTAAAGGTGCTAAAACTCGCCGTAAAAAAGCTAGTGATAGACTTATAATTTCTAGAAGAAAGGGTAAATAA